DNA sequence from the Caulobacter segnis genome:
CAGGCCCAGATAGCGCATGGTCAGGCCGTAGGTCAGGCCACCGAAGCCCCACAGGACGCCGAACAGCACGCACAGGCCGACGACGTTCGACGGCACCTGGGCCATGACGCCCAGGAGGTCGTGGGTGCGGATCGAGGCGAACAGCCACGGGGCCAGCAGCCAGGAGAAGATCCCCCCGGTCAGCCAGTAGATCTCCCACGACCAGCGCTTCACGCCGCGATAGGGAACGTAGAAGCTGGCGGAGGCCAGGCCGCCCAGCCAGTGGAAGAGGACGCCCAGAAGCGGATTGGCGATCATCGGCGCGCCTCGCCGCGCGTCATGCCTGCGACCATCTCGGTTTCCTCCGTCACGCGCGTCTCAAAATGTGAGACGGTTTTCTACATGATGGAGTCTTTTCGGAGGAAAGGCAAAGCCCTGAATGGCGAGGGGCGGAGGCGGCCTCAGACCGCCTTCACCGCCGAGACGATCGACTTGACCACCTTCTTGACCAAGGCGGGATCGTCGCCCTCGGCCATGATGCGGATCAGCGGCTCGGTGCCCGAGGCGCGGACCACGATGCGGCCGGCGCCGTTCAACTGGCTCTCGCCGTCGGCGATGGCTTCCTTGACGGTCTTGGCCTCCAGCGGCTTGCCGCCGGCGAAGCGGACGTTTTCCAGGAGCTGCGGCACGGGTTCGAACTGGCGGCCCAGGGCGCTCATCGGCTGGCCGGTCTCGATCATCACCGCCAGCACCTGCAGGGCGGCGATCAGGCCGTCGCCCGTGGTCGAGAAGTCCGACAGGATCAGGTGGCCAGACTGCTCGCCGCCGACATTGAAGCCGCCTTCGCGCATGCGCTGCATGACGTAGCGGTCGCCCACGGCGGTGCGCTCGAGCTTGAGGCCTAGGCCGTGGAGCTGGCGTTCGAGGCCCAGGTTCGACATCACGGTGGCGACGACGCCGCCGCCCTTCAACGCCCCGGCCTTGGCGAAGGCGGCGGCGATGATGGCCATGATCTGGTCGCCGTCGACGACCACGCCCTTCTCGTCGCAGATCACCAGGCGGTCGGCGTCGCCGTCCAGGGCGATGCCGATGTCGGCGCGGTACTCGCGGACCATCTTGGCCATGGCCTCGGGATGGGTCGAGCCGCACTCCTCGTTGATGTTGGTGCCGTCCGGCGTATCGCCCAGGGCGATGACCTCGGCGCCCAGCTCGTAGAGGGCGGTCGGGGCGACCTTGTAGGCCGCACCGTTGGCGCAATCGATGACGATGCGCAGGCCCGACAGGTTGCGATGACGCGGGAAGGTCGCCTTGACGATCTCGACATAGCGGGCCTGGGCGTCGTCGATGCGCTTGACGCGCCCGAGGCCGCGCGGCGGCGCCAGGCCTTCCTGCAGGCCCTCGTCCATCAGGGCCTCGATCTTCAGCTCCTGCTCGTCGGAGAGCTTGTAGCCATCGGGGCCGAACAGCTTGATGCCGTTGTCGGCGAAGTCGTTGTGGCTGGCGCTGATCATCACGCCCAGGTCGGCGCGCATCGAGCGGGTCATCATGGCCACGGCCGGCGTGGGGAGGGGGCCGAACAGGCGCACGTCCATGCCGACGCTGGTGAAGCCGGCGACCAGGGCGGGCTCGATCATGTAGCCCGACAGGCGGGTGTCCTTGCCGATCACCACCAGGTGGCGGCGGTCGTCCTGCGAGCGGAACAGCTTGCCGGCGGCCAGGCCGACGCGCAGGGCCACCTCGGCCGTCATCGGATGCTTGTTGGCCTGGCCCCGGATGCCGTCGGTGCCGAAATAGGCGCGCTTGCTCATGTCTTCGTCTGGTCTCTTTAGGGCCGTGCTTCGGACGCGAAACGATCCGAAATGCAGATTTATGAGAGGCGTCCTTGAGCGAGTGCTAAAGGCCGACCTCGAAATCCTCGCGCGGCTAGGGATAATCCTGTCGGCGCGTTCTACAAGGGATCATGGCCCATGTGCGGCATTATCGGCATCGTCGGCAAGCAACCCGTCGCCGACCGTCTGATCGAGAGCCTCAAGCGCCTGGAGTACCGGGGCTATGATTCCGCCGGGATCGCGGGCGTGGTCGGAGACAGGGTCGAGCGCCGACGGGCCCAGGGCAAGATCAAGGCCCTGGAGGCCGTGGTCGCCGAGCAGCCATTGAACGCCACCACCGGCATTGGCCACACCCGCTGGGCCACTCACGGCGCGCCCAACGTCCAGAACGCCCACCCGCACACCGCTGGCCGCGTCACCCTGGTCCATAACGGCATCATCGAGAACTTCGCCGAGCTGAAGGCCGAGCTGGCCGCCGCCGGCCGCACCTTCTCCAGCGACACCGACACCGAGGTGATCGCCCACCTGATCGACGCCGAGCTGGCCACGGGCCTGGCCCCGCTCGAGGCCTTCAAGGCGACTCTGGACCGCCTGACTGGCGCCTACGCCCTGGCCGTGCTGATCGAGGGTGAGAACGACCTGATCCTGGGCGCCCGGCGCGGCAGCCCGCTGGTCGTAGGCGAGGGCCAGGGCGAGATGTTCCTGGGCTCGGACGCCCTGGCCGTCGGCCCCTTCACCAACCGGGTCGTCTATCTGGACGAGGGCGACTACGTGGCCCTGGACCACGACAGCTACCGGATCTTCGACGCCTCCGGCGCGGCCGTGACCCGTCCCGTGCGGGTGGTCCCGACCTCGGCGGTGATGCTGGAGAAGGGCAACTACCGGCACTTCATGGAAAAGGAGATCCATGACCAGCCCGAGGGCTGCCAGCGGACCATCGCGGCCTATGTCGACACCCTGACCTCGAAGGCCTCGGTCCCCGGCGACATCGACTTCGCCAGGCTCGAGCGCATCCAGATCGTGGCCTGCGGCACCTCCTACATCGCCGGCATGGTCGGCAAGTACCTGATCGAGCAGCTGGCCGACCTGCCGGTCGACGTCGAGATCGCCTCGGAGTTCCGCTACCGCCAGCCGGCCCTGCGGCCGGGCTCGCTGGTCGTGGCCATGTCGCAGTCGGGCGAGACCGCCGACACCCTGGCGGCCCTGCGCTACTGCAAGGCCAAGGGCATGAAGAGCGCGGTGGTCGTCAACGCCACCGAGTCGACCATGGCCCGCGAGGTCGACGTGGTCTGGCCGATCCACTGCGGCCCCGAGATCGGCGTGGCCTCGACCAAGGCCTTCACCGCCCAGGTCAGCGTGATGATCGCCCTGGCCATCGCCGCGGCCAAGGCGCGCGGGACGATCGACGCCGCCGAGGAGCAACGCCTGGTCAAGGTGCTGCTGGAGGCTCCGCGCCTGATCGCCGAGGCCATCGGCCTGGAAGACGCCATCAAGGAGATCGCCACCGACGTCGCCAAGGCGCGGGACGTGCTTTACCTCGGCCGCGGCCCGATGTCGGCCCTGGCCCTGGAAGGCGCGTTGAAGCTGAAGGAGATCAGCTACATCCACGCCGAGGGCTACGCCGCCGGCGAGCTGAAGCACGGCCCGATCGCCCTCGTGGACGACAAGACCCCGATCGTCATCCTGGCCCCGCACGACAGCTATTTCGAGAAATCGGCCTCGAACATGAGCGAGGTCATGGCCCGTGGCGGCCAGGTGATCTTCATCACCGACACCGAGGGCGTGAAGCACGCGCCGGCGGGAGCGAAAGTGGTGGTCACGGCCCCGGCTAGCGACCCGCTGGTCTCGACCCTGGTGATGTCGGCCCCGATCCAGCTCCTGGCCTACCACGTCGCCGTGGTGAAGGGCGCGGACGTCGATCAGCC
Encoded proteins:
- the glmM gene encoding phosphoglucosamine mutase, with amino-acid sequence MSKRAYFGTDGIRGQANKHPMTAEVALRVGLAAGKLFRSQDDRRHLVVIGKDTRLSGYMIEPALVAGFTSVGMDVRLFGPLPTPAVAMMTRSMRADLGVMISASHNDFADNGIKLFGPDGYKLSDEQELKIEALMDEGLQEGLAPPRGLGRVKRIDDAQARYVEIVKATFPRHRNLSGLRIVIDCANGAAYKVAPTALYELGAEVIALGDTPDGTNINEECGSTHPEAMAKMVREYRADIGIALDGDADRLVICDEKGVVVDGDQIMAIIAAAFAKAGALKGGGVVATVMSNLGLERQLHGLGLKLERTAVGDRYVMQRMREGGFNVGGEQSGHLILSDFSTTGDGLIAALQVLAVMIETGQPMSALGRQFEPVPQLLENVRFAGGKPLEAKTVKEAIADGESQLNGAGRIVVRASGTEPLIRIMAEGDDPALVKKVVKSIVSAVKAV
- the glmS gene encoding glutamine--fructose-6-phosphate transaminase (isomerizing), whose product is MCGIIGIVGKQPVADRLIESLKRLEYRGYDSAGIAGVVGDRVERRRAQGKIKALEAVVAEQPLNATTGIGHTRWATHGAPNVQNAHPHTAGRVTLVHNGIIENFAELKAELAAAGRTFSSDTDTEVIAHLIDAELATGLAPLEAFKATLDRLTGAYALAVLIEGENDLILGARRGSPLVVGEGQGEMFLGSDALAVGPFTNRVVYLDEGDYVALDHDSYRIFDASGAAVTRPVRVVPTSAVMLEKGNYRHFMEKEIHDQPEGCQRTIAAYVDTLTSKASVPGDIDFARLERIQIVACGTSYIAGMVGKYLIEQLADLPVDVEIASEFRYRQPALRPGSLVVAMSQSGETADTLAALRYCKAKGMKSAVVVNATESTMAREVDVVWPIHCGPEIGVASTKAFTAQVSVMIALAIAAAKARGTIDAAEEQRLVKVLLEAPRLIAEAIGLEDAIKEIATDVAKARDVLYLGRGPMSALALEGALKLKEISYIHAEGYAAGELKHGPIALVDDKTPIVILAPHDSYFEKSASNMSEVMARGGQVIFITDTEGVKHAPAGAKVVVTAPASDPLVSTLVMSAPIQLLAYHVAVVKGADVDQPRNLAKSVTVE